TAAAAGTCTTCACACGTACTGTTCTCTTATACCCCATTACTTCACCATATTTTCCATAACATTAGGGTGCTCGAATGGAATtagattgaaagaaaaagtgtTTAGAATGTGTGATTTTACTTTCCAAAATGTTAAACTTTTCCCCGAATAGTATCAACAGTATAGACTCCCACCAATGTCTAAAATAACATACAATTCTTTGAAAACAAGGAACAATGCAGACTTTAAAGCTCAAATTCGCTGAATCAAGGATCGACAGGCTgtgtaattttcatcaatacAAAGTCAATGCACATGCAGATATAACAGTGAAACTGAATGTCATATTTAGTGAAAGTGTACCCGCGATTAGTATTGATGTGATAATAAACCTCAAGTTTAAATGTGCTGCAGGGTGCTCGGTCGATAAAAAGCTCACAACGGTACGTCAGAAGacttaataataatcaacTACCAAATCCAACACAATTCTTGCTAATAAATCAAACTAAACACAAACAATAAGTACGAGTTGTTCGACTTACCCGATATTGGGCTGACTGGTGTGGGTGGTAGCTCTGACAAGAGGGGGTGGCTGGGCTTGGACAGCGGCTTGCATCGTTGTGACAGGATATACTCCTGGATACTGCCCCCCTGCCCCGCTACCACCCCCTCTACTCCTAGACTGCGGTGAGTAAGTTTTATTCGATGAAGCTATTTGCTGAAATAGATTAAAATCATGTTAAAACATCCATCTTGTTTTGAAAACAGGTATTACAGCCTTTGTCTACAAGTAATTGGAGGTAGACATTCACACAGAACAATCGCAAGCAAAGAGTCTTAAAAGATAACAATTATTggtcaaaattataattttcgaaattttgataagACTGAAATTTTAATGACGTTAACGTAGCGcaacgttgaaataaaaataactattttgtcacttctcaaaatttgaaagaattgaaTTTAGAAAATCTGAGTTTTTCAATGCTGTTCAACAGTTTACTTAATTTCAGGTAATTCtagttgaaaaataacgagTTTTTCTGGAAATCGATAGTTATAATAAAGTTACAAGCTTTAACTGGGTAAATTTTGAGGACAGTAGTAAAATtctaaaaacttttcagacatttttaaatttaagaaTATTCCCAGTGCACCGTAGAGTTCATTCCgaaattgttttgaaaaagtaACTTTCTGCAAAATGCAAGAAAATACCATgaaatcaatatttcaaaactttgatTCTGAAGAACTGTAACTTCCtgtgaatttcaattaattgaaaagaTATTATTCTAGAATTTACAATTCAAGCAAGTTGAACAATGTTTTTATGAGGAATGTGATAGgaaacaatattattttcattagaGATTCgatgacaaaaaatattgcaattaaatattcaagctcgtatttttttaaaaccgaattttgtaattttttcctagTTTTACATCTACAAACAACTCAACTTATGTGGCTTGTATCCAGAATGCGACTTTATCTTGTATGCACCACGTGTGACAAAATACACGGCCACTTTCATTAGCAAAACTAAAGGCTtcacagaaaaattgaatttcattttctgagCATGCATCTCAATATAAAGTTTCATTCGGAATACATGTATGTTCTTTGtgtgaataatgaataaaGTTACAAGAACCAGTAAACGCttcgaaataaatttgcaaTGGGAATCAAATGACGAGGTAAACTACcgacaataaataaaattagtgCATGAAACGTTTATATTTCGATTTGACAATCAATATTGCGATATGAAAAATAGGATTATCATCACTGGTTAATTACGTTGCAAGAGAAtagtttaatcattttcatgaaatttagTTAAAAGCCTGTACTTTTAAATGTGGACCATTGCATCACCGAatgtttcaataataataacaaaagaTCTTAATGACGACGATAAAATaatcacaaaaaaatgttacatttCAAGTCTGAAAATTCTTATTCTCACGATGCACACCCTGTGTTTACTATTTTGGGACTGGCAACcaaattttacaacaatttaaaatatttgttgaataaaaaaccaGCACACCAAGAGAATTCTTTCTAAACTCATTACTTTCTAGTTTAATTCATGCATGTTCTGGTAAAGATTAATTCTCCAATGAAATTCAGACAAAACTGTAACACACAGGTATTTACCAAGAATGTTTCAGACTGGAATTTCCTACGAAGTAAACGAAGAATAGATCAAAAAATTACCCATACATTATGCATGTTGAGAGGAGCGTTGGTCATTTTGATGACTTGGCTCGGCTGTGAAACTAAAGTCTGAAATGTGGGTTGCCCACCGACGAGGCCCGGCCATCCGTTACACGCGGTTTGAACGGCGCTGAGCATAGGTTGCTGAGCGACGGAGCTCGTCCTGCTACCAGGTGAAACCCTAGAAGGTGAGGAATGGGCAGGGTGCGTAGTGACGACGGGTCTGGGTTGACCGAGCCTATGGATAGTCGCGTTACTGTTAACGCCCCTTGGTAAAATGGTCGGTATTTGAGCGCTTCGGAGATTTATCGAGTTGTTTTTATTGGTATTGTTTTGAACAACGGATGGCTGCTTAGCAGCGGGAGGTGTGGGAGGCTGTTTTGTCCATCCCCCCCCAGTGCCCCCACCCTTACTGCTCACCAACAACTGCGAGTCCATCACTTTGCTCGGCCAATAATCCTCGAATCCGGTGCCGGGCGGAAAGTAACTTTTGATGTCACTCAAACTGATCACGGAACACGTTTCACTGGCAAACAGTTCATTGCGTATTCCCTGAACTTTGCAGCAGAATTTTAAATACGACAGGTCCCATCCCTCAAGTTTCTCAGCCTTAAGTTTAAGGTTATCAGTCTCTCCCTCAAAGTAGAAAAGCGGAACATATTTTAAACCATCTTTGACCGTGTAGGGAACGACCGACTCCTTGTTTATACGAATAAAACCGCACTTCTCAGCCTTCTGCATACCGGTAGCAGGATTATTCTGGCCAGCGCCAGCTGTCAACTTCGTATAGCACATGTCCAGAAACGTGTAAAACTCCTTGGCATCTGCGAGTCGCACGACAAGATCCTTGACGGTGAAGGTTTCCCTACCAAATTGATTGTCGCAGTGTTTTATGTTTATCTCGTTGAACAGCTTGCTCTCCGCCTCTGTTATGTAGTAGCTTCTTATGCAAGTGCAGCTGTATATATCGGCGTGCAGATATCCAAGATATTTGTTCAATAATTTAGACTCCAATATCCTCACTGCACAATATCTTTCACCGGCTCGAAATATGTATGGTATATGACACTTTCCAAAGCTTGTCCAACCAAATCTACCTCTCTGACTGTCGTCGTCAAGAGGAATCTTCCCCTCTGGCAGCTGCGGCTTGATTATAGAAGAATCCACAGGTTTTTTGGCATTGGAAAGGTAGCCTAGTATCCCTGGTAAATTTGGCTGAGGCACTACGTTTTGCCCAGTCCTCTGCTGCTGCGCACCGCCTATCGCTGTAACCATTTTCGCCTTGTTTGCTTCCACCATTTTGGCTGCCAGCTCCCTGATCTCCGCATCGTCGGGTCGCTCCTGCTTCACCGTCACGTTGTCAAAAGAACCTGAAAAACATAAGATAGGACAGCGTCAAGGTTTGGCAAAACTGATATTCCGAAACAAGTAAGATATTAGGACGAAAACAATATTAGGACACGAGATTTCTGTCACGGGAAggataaatattgtaaaaaaaattcgcgagcATTTCGTTAGCAGTGAAAAAGCGCCTTTATATTTCCACATTTCTGTTTACCTTTTAGCCGACGATAAAATGTAGGAAGGAAACCGGGAATTTGACGTACGAGGCACCGACGGGTCGGGTGATACGTTATTGtattgtgaaaataacaaaggaagaaatataaaaagaaacgagaaaaggTGACACGATACGGGATCGTAACGATCGCGTTTCAGGAGTGACAGAAGTCGGATCGTGTATGCCATGGATATACTGGACAAGGCGTATAGATTAAAAACGAAACATGTGAAGGAGAGATATAAACGGAGGCACACGTTAAGTGTGACACTCCTCGGGGCCGGGGATGAGGGATATCTCTAGTCCCGGGGTGATCTAAAATAAGGGTGTATAATGATGTGAGCgtacctcctcctcctcctcctcctcctgcaGTAACCGGCGGCGAACTTTTGGCGAGGACTACGGCGGCAGCCGAGGATAACGCCATTATACAATTTCACGTAGTTAGGCCATGTAGTAGCATCGAGGTGGCTGCTTATTGCCGTTGGTCGCACGGGGCACTAGACGACATACGCGTACATACCGCGgcagcgagcgagcgagctaGGCtcctcacctcacctcacgCGACACGATAAAACGATAGTATGTAGTACGTACATAAGGAGGGTATGTACCTACGTCTACTACGCGATTTAACGAAGTATGTATAAACCCGCCTCGCCGTGCTCAGCCGTGCTCAGCCGTGCTCGCGGCGGAGTGGCGAAACTTTTTACGTTGACTGTACCTCCGCGCTAGCTAGGAACTCGCTCACCGATCgaggcagcagcagcagcagcgacgACGGCGGCAGGAGTAGCGGAGTAACGAACGGCGGCAGAGTGTTGGTCGCAAAATTGCCTAAAATGCGATACCACATGCCACTTCGAGCCTCGTTGTACGCCTAGATGGACGATCGTAGTACGTACCCTAGGAGTAGTAATGTCACATATTTCCTGCACTTGTTTATGTAAAAACACTTGTCAAGTATGATACGAAAACgtttatgtattatttatatgtatagtagaGACAGCGTTTAAGGTACGCGCGATTCGCCTCCGCGATGACAacaaatgatatttatttgttgtGCACGTCAGTTGTCTAGGTCTACGATGCATCAGCGGTAGCATCGGCATCACCAGCGCAGCGTTAAGACACGCGCGCGCCACGGAACAGCGCTACGGCACGTCACCTCACATTTTATGCCGCCGAGCAGCTCGACTTGAAAGCAAGCAAGCAAGCAGGCAAGCGAGCGATCGAGCCAGCCAGCCAACAGGCAGCACCACCAGCACCAGCGGCAAAGGGAAATGTCCCAGCAGCGTGTAGCCTCGTGCGCAGGCCCTATTTAATACATCCTAGGTTTTTCTCCACCTGTGAGTCATTTCACTAAAATGGCGTCCCGCCGAGGTTGTACGCGGCCAATCGTCGAGTGCCGTCTGGCACCAACAAAAGGAAACGCCATCGTTTGCCGTGACGTCATTATAACAAAATATCGCCCTTCGCGAGGCTAGCATTCGCGTTTCCAAGGTCGTCTATGACTGACTGTATAGCATACTGTGcagacctttttttttctttctccttttttcaaGGATGCATTCGGATATTGTTTTCAATAGTCGCTTTTGACACCGCGCTGGAAACAGTAGCGAGACCAAACTCTCGTCTAGGACCACCTGCCCGTGacatcaaattttgatttttcctttACTTTCCCCATCGCTACGGCGTATCAAACTTTTAAACGTATTATTACCATTCCAATATGGTATAGTAACTTCTAATTTCCGAGAAGTATTTTTCactaatgtatgtatatatatatgtgtatacatatatgtacacttGTTCATATTAATGTGTACATATCTATACAGACATATAGGTGGCATGCGTGCCGTAGCCCCCGTGCCGTATCTATCACAATTTTTAAGCGCCGCTGTTGATCGACGAGTAAGTATCATTGCTTCCCTATCCCGTAAAAAGCTTCGATcgtaatatacgtatgttaTTAGTTTACACATCCCGATGCCTAATCACAGTTACAATGATCGCCGCTATGGGCGCATCGATACTTCCTGACTGAAAGATTAGAGAAACCTTCTTGCGTTCCGTCCTAAATCGCTCTCAACGGCTGATCAGCTGATCGAGTTCATAAAGTGATGTGAGCTTGAGACGAAAATGTACTAAGTACTCGGAGAGATTGTTCGCCGCATGCACGAGTGTGCTGTGCTAGGCTGTGGAATCGCGGCGCGGTTTACTCTTGAAGATTAGCTATGCATATTCCAAGGAGATGTCGAAACCAAACGACGGTATTCGCAACGTGTACCATGGTAATGCTGGTGTAGTACATACGGTTCAAAGAGTGGGCAGAAACTAGCGCGAGATCTCAAGAACATGGCAACACCGCACGGTCGATATGCTCTTTCAGGCATACTGCCAAGATTGGTAAATGTATTGGTATATACTCAGGCACGTATATAGTGCTTTTTAAGCTACCCCCACTCCTCGTATCGTGGAAGATTTTTACGTGGAGGGGGAGGAAACCAGCCAGGTGGGGGGTGTGAAATCTGCGCAGTACCCGGACTCCCGGTCGGTTCTTGCGTTCTACTGCGCATCTCCTATATACTTCGTACGTACgttacatatgtatttattattttaatcatGATTTACGACGCGGTGTTGCCAGCTAtcaccctccctcccccctctgACCCTCGTGCGCCCCTTcctccctgcccctcccctgCCGCCTACTTCGTTACAtacaatgtttattttttttttcattattatggCACGCCAGAAGAACAACCGCCATTGATCGATAacaaaaccaaaataaaaaaatcaaatgaaagaTACAAAACAAACGAAGAATTGACAGAAAACaaattggaacaaaaaaaagaacatcaaccgtgtaggtatgtacatcgtatgtattatgtatacgatgtatatacctacacgGTTGATGCgatgatatatacatatgtgtatgcatacatacacacgtatatgtatatacgtataaatgtatatgGGCGCGTGTAAATATCCACATATGCATGCGCATAACGCGGTGTTGCCGTGTTTCGCTGAAATCTAAGGGAAAATGTACAACCTCGCACGCTACCGAAATGGCCGACGATGCGTAGGTCTGCCATTTTGGCAACACTGGCAAGCGATCTATTTATAGCAGACCTTTATTGCTGCTGTTGCTATGTCAGGACGAGCCCGCCCGCAGTCTTCAGGGGTGGGAGAATATTGCGCCAACAAAATGGCGACGGATCGGATCCATCTGGTTCTATTTCATTAGCGACTGATCGGTCGGTTACCAAAAATTAAACTGCAATCAAATCGGTATCCAGATTCAAAAATTTGGCGATTCAGATCATAACGGAGAACTTGATTACAATCGGTCACGTAACGGTCTACGATTCAGGTCATTACAATCATACAAGTAATCCGCAATTTCCATCTGTTCTATCTAGTGCGTTATAAAATAGCTCCCCATCTCATTTATCTTGCTAAGATAACTGAAAGATCTGAATATACTGCTtcggttgaatatttatttacgtcACGAGGATCTCCGCGACCTCGCATGAAAAACATGGAGACGTCCTCGATTCTAGTTGGCCAACTTTTAGATCGCCAGGCGAGATAAatcaagaaaataaagaacgtgaaaatagaaaaaaaatctacaattttGCAAGGTTTTCgcatatttatgaaaaaaattacaaatggtGGCATGTTCCTTCAGCAGCTGACTGCCTATATAGATATATGAGCTGGACTGAACCTCGTGCACAAACACACAAGCTCGCTGCTGGTCGGCTAAGTCCGTCAGCCACCTCTATGTTACATCATGCCGCCGAATGCTATATATACATCTACATATGTATACCGGGAAAAGTATATAGAAAAGGGGGGGAGGTGAAGCGAAAGGAGAGAGGGATGCGCGGGGCATGTTATGTACAGCCGTTTCTCACATATTTACCCGCAGCTGTATATAATGTGCCGCTTACGCCCGGTGCCCGTATCACACGATGCGAGTTCCGTTCGGTTCCACGGACCGACTCGAACTGAGTTAAAACAAGATCAAGAACACTTTGAGCACCACTTTCCTGTATATTATTTAAGCAATGTGTATAAGTTGTACATATGCTTGTCTGTCATCTACTATATGGCGCACACACACACCGGCCCTTTTGTGttcgtaatgaaaaattgttatcaatGCACTGACATTCAGATGCGAGGTGGGTAGTTAGTTTTATACACAGATTGCAATTAGCCTCTATATTTTGATGGTTTTCTGTAAGTACACAGTTGCAACTTTAATGTTCATGCATCATTTTATCACAAGAAACTATCCCGacctttcttatttttcacccGTTAATAGCAGggtatatagatataaattttaacCCGTCTCATCGGTTAATGATCAAGCGAGTTCAGGGCTTAAATTTCTACGGAAAATTTCGGGTTCATTAAGTAAACGACTCGGAATTTGAGTACGTgcatataataaataatcaaaactGTATGTAGTATTTCCTTAATCAAGAacaaaaagttgaaaagaagatGGTAATAGAAAGGAAAATACAGTTACAAACATTTAGTTTAACAGTCACGAATAAAAAAGTACGCGGGAAAACATAGAATAAGTAAAGGccaagaaatgaaaagtaaaagaaagaaagttaTAATTTGCCGGAACCACGCGGCAAAACAGAACTAGAGGTATAAACGGTTGTTGAGAAAgggatatgaaaaaaaagaaggaagcAGACCACAAGGGGTGGGGTAGGGAGAGGCGGGATCACGCGGAGCGTCCTGCGGCAGAAAACATGCACATAACCTCAAAGCTTACCTTGTTCAACTCGAGCTTCTAGTATTTCAACATCTTCGTCAAAATCTTGTGCCCTCATTTCTCTGTTGGGGACTTCCATGCACATACTATCCCTAAACAATTACCGGCTTCTATTCTCTCTGACATTTACTGGACGAATCTCTGATCAGATGGCAAGAAAAAACCCAAGAACTAATCGTACTCCGTATCCGTTGCAAGGCTCGCTGGGCCTGCTGGATTTGAATGTGTAACGTTGCCGCTTCCTTCGTCATCCCCTCCACAACCCTATGTACTTAACAATTGCAACGTTGCCGCACATCCGGTACGTGGTAAATAGCAATAGTGGGGGTAGGTAATTTTCCAAGGTGGCGGGGATAAAACTTTCCACTATGTTTCAGTACCCCTCTCCTCCTTATCATCTCGAAAGTGACCGAAAGAACGTTTTCGAAGTGATTTTCGCACCTACTTCCGGTGCACAATAGCCATTTCGCTATCCAAAGATGTACTCCTTAGGCGTCAACCTTTGGTGTGAACATATATTACAGGTGTCACGTTCTTCAGGTGTCAGTACGGTATCTAAAATGTGATGGTAAATTTTGACGTTGTAAAAAACGTTTCCAAAAACTCCATCAGTGATAAATCATTCGTCGAACTTGGTACCCCGTAACTATCTATTCACAAACCAAGTGACCCGATTGTTAGTTGAGTAAGAGGGGAAGGAGGAGAATCAAAGGAATGGAATTGAtacgcaatatttttttttatttcgctttCTTTTCGCATAATTAGCTAATGTCTTTATTAAGAAAATACAGATCGATGAATGGGTAACAAGGGGGGATACGGGATGTACGTACTTCCGGCCACTTCGGCACCGTACGACGTACACGTCAATTACCAGGGGTCATGTCTTCCTGGTCGGTGGATCGGTGCGGAAATCCGCAAGCGCAACTGTTTCCACCCCAAGTGTCCAACGTAAGTTGAAGGTCACTGACCTCGCAAATTCGGTGAAAGACCTCGCGGACGACAGTTTCGTACCGGTACTGTACATTCGTATCTGCGTCAAcgtcgaaaaacaaaatattggaGGCTAAAACTACATCTAATGagcatttattatattttacgaTAGTGAAAATGGTCTGGTATTATCGTTCGGTCCgcagtcgaaaaaaaattcctgtaAAGTTTCCGATGGCATCCAAACTTTTTGTCAGCTTTCTAGCAAAGGTGTAGCAGATCAATATAATGTGTCTTCAGATGATTTGATGTCATCATTTCTAAATTATTCAACCTACAGTGGAACCTCGATTAGCCGAACCTAAATCATTCCTACCTTTTAACCCTATAACACTAACGTGGGGTGAAAAACGCCCCAACCTTTTAAACTCCATAACTCTGGTACATCATATCGTTAAAAGTCCTATAGGGTCTCATTTTCTTCGGTTTTTAGTGAAGAATCACGCGGgccaaaaaagtttttgtgCAAGTTCCACAAAAGTGGTCGAAAATTGATATGTCTCGATTTAAAAACGTATAAGTTGTTCTCTTGCGGCCGGAAATTAAAGTTCGCGTGGGGTGTTTCttacgcccccccccccccctgccgtTCTAGGGTTCACCTTCGTGAACTCAAAATTGTGGAACATATAGGAGGGGTTAAGACTACAAGTGGTGCAAGTCAGTTTGATCTAATTTTTTAGGACAAAGGAATTTGGTCCTTTGTGAATCTTAAATACGGATTTCTTTGTTCCGAAAAATTAGGTTACACTGACCCACACTACTTGCATTCTCATAGTTTTATATCAACGATATTTTGTGTCAAACTTACACGTAAAAGGACTTGGAATAacgtgtgtgaaaataaaaaaaaaaaatacatgtattaACTATCTTGTGttcgtaatattttatatacctgGCATCATTTCACCCGCCATTACTGCTCCCTTGTCCGAACTTTCGCCAATGCGAACTAGGCCCTGTCCCGTTTGATTCCGATGATCGAGGTTCGACTGTACATAAGtatcttcaaaattatattttatacttcaAAATTCTTTGAGAATATCAAAGAGCATGAAAAAGTTTACAGATTCTGCAAAAAGGGAAGGTAACATACTTTCGCACGTCGCAGGACAAGCGAAATGATAAGTTCGACATTTTGGCATTTGCTGGGAGTAAcgttattagaatattttACCGTGATACTTTCTAATTTTAATTGCCAATGCGATAAGATTCGGAACAAGTATACAACGCATCGGAAAAAATCGGGGCAGAAAAGGTCACGTTCACCTTGACGCTATTTCGTCGCGACCTTGCAGAACGATAAGTAAACAAGCTCGCGCAACAAGTGTATATATACCGTCCGTAGCTCCGCATACACATGTATCTATTAATTTGATCCGCAAGGCTTTGCGAATCTGCTGCAGATCGCGTGCGCGAATTAATGTCTGCACTTTGCGGACGCGTAAGAAACTATGCGCGAGGCAGGAATCAGCGCCCCCGCCCCCCTTCCGCCCCAAATCACCGTTAAATTTCAACTAAATTCAATTATCACTTTATTACTGCAGGGTACATTGATGATCAGTTAAATACGAGGTGGTCTGCGTTCCAGTTGGCTCTAAATTTTTCGTACCCAAAAGAGCCTTGGTACTCTCACCTTCTTTCATCCAGAGTTGAACCTATAATATTGTAACATAGTTGATTAATTTAGATTTGTGTAACGTAGCATGCCATGTTTCGTTCGGGTGAATTTACCTGTTTGTGGAGGAGGTCTCTTCTGTGGCCAGGTGGTTCCTTAGCTAAAAGAGGCACCAGCATTTCTAAACAGGATTTAAACTTCTCAAGGGCAACTTCGTACTTCCCTTCAGAGAGATACTGCTCTGCAATCTCACCTATTTCTAAGGCATCGCACATACCTGCTGTACTTTTGCTCAGGCTACCTATTTCCGAACGTGAATATTTAGCTATTTCGTAtagattttgattttataaatttctacTTCAGTCCATTCCAATCGTTAACATCAACTTAGCATGAGCAGGTGAACAGAAACGGGAGATAAATCGAACTGCACAGTCTTTTGGGCGAAAGAAATCAGCAGAGTACTtagcttttcaaaatctgacaCTGACCTTATTTATAAAGCAGATAAACAAGAAAGcacattttgtttttgaattttttttcaagtgtcAAGGTTCATTTATATGAAATCCAGGAAACTTTTAAAATGGGAGATTCAAACTACGTTCATCTCATTTACTTGTTCCAATGATGTAAATATTCCGAAAATAGCTTCACCCATTTCATTggctttaaaaatattatatttaaataatggGAAAGAACTACACTTTCATTAATTACTCTTAATTAATCAGTGAACAATTCATATTGTACAACGCATTGTGTAAATCACTGGTGACCCATACAACCGGTGGAGATAAGAAAATATCGACTTGTTACTTTTTTCCAGATACCACCAAATATTTCGCCATCAGACAGAATAACATaaatatgtagaaaaaaagGGTGCGTGTGAATTTACTCCCGTTTCCCTTTCATGCCctcatttttatcattgtaCCAACATAATTTGCGGTAGCTGTTTCTGTCAAAGGACTCTTTCTTCGCCAATGCCCCCTGCACCTCTGGGACTGTCTTTGTTTTATCAGTATTATCCACATAGTCATCGGCGTAAACGCTTTTCAGTTCCTCTGCTCGTTTTATATAATCATTGACACGAAGCCTCAGAGCCTCTTTCCTTTGTGGATCAGTCTCATCTAAGGAATTATAAGTATCTTCACATTTCCATTCCGATTATAAATTGTACATGCATAATATTCGCAGCCATTcacaataaatgaaaaaatttcacttcctCTTCTCCACTGCCTGCATCTACTACCCTTGTATTTTATCCATCGGGTCGGCGTGCCCATTTCTTTATCAACGCCAGTCCGACGTATCAACacatttgacacacacacacaaacacaaacagagagagagatagataaaTACAGTGATGTTATCGTACTGGTAACTAATGGTATGAAGTATCTGAGAGCGTCGCAGTAGTGGTGAAAAGCTTCCTTCTGATTTTTCTCCCTATCCAGCTGTACCGCCTTGTGTACAAGCACAACAGCTTTGTCATAGTTGTCTTTGGTCGGTGCGTGAACCAGGTCTAAGAACTCGTGGGCAAAGAACTCGTCAAACGTAATTCTCTCCGAAGGATTGTGCTTCAACAGCGAAGTTATCAAATCTTTGCACTCTGGAGTTATATACGAGTTTTTAGGGAGCTGTATAGcgcataaaaaatttatccataTTTTCAATCCAAAGACAACACTATAAAAATTCCGATCAAGTAAGTCCACAATCAACATGCCTCCATGCTTTACTACGAGAATCTCGTGAATCATATCCTTTGAGTGAGGTGCCTTTCTACCTTACGTTAACCGTTGCAAAATGACCCCTAAGGCCGGTATAAAAGATTCGATGCAAAGCAGTGCGTAATAACTAGAGCGCATATAAGCCACGATTGAAAAACGACAAGAGACTTGAAAGATTTCCTTAGCTCTGACGTGTCTTGGTATTTAAAATAACATTGAAACATTCTGACGCATTTCAAAAGATCTTCACGAGTCTTAAGATTTTgtgtaatttgaaaagatttcaCAAAGATGCACACTAGATTGTATGATTGATTGTTCTGTGGTTAAGAAAagtaatatgaaaataaaacccAGATACACtacaaaaacaattatttttacgtaggGTAGGGCTATAGTGTTTTAATTGCATACAATatactataaaatttttcagccagTGTTCGAACCATAATTTCTGTCTATAAATCACCTCAATTGGACGTCtgtccttaattttttcagccaGTTCTTGAAAGCTGCTGCTAGAGTAAGGAGCCTTGCCAAAAAGACACTCGTACATGATGATACCGACGCTCCAGAGATCGACTCTGGCATCGTATTTGTGGTCTAGCAAGATTTCAGGTGCCATGTAAAGCGGTGAACCACGCATGGCAAATTTGTGTTCATAATTAGCCAAGT
The Neodiprion fabricii isolate iyNeoFabr1 chromosome 5, iyNeoFabr1.1, whole genome shotgun sequence genome window above contains:
- the LOC124183218 gene encoding uncharacterized protein LOC124183218 isoform X1, giving the protein MCMEVPNREMRAQDFDEDVEILEARVEQGSFDNVTVKQERPDDAEIRELAAKMVEANKAKMVTAIGGAQQQRTGQNVVPQPNLPGILGYLSNAKKPVDSSIIKPQLPEGKIPLDDDSQRGRFGWTSFGKCHIPYIFRAGERYCAVRILESKLLNKYLGYLHADIYSCTCIRSYYITEAESKLFNEINIKHCDNQFGRETFTVKDLVVRLADAKEFYTFLDMCYTKLTAGAGQNNPATGMQKAEKCGFIRINKESVVPYTVKDGLKYVPLFYFEGETDNLKLKAEKLEGWDLSYLKFCCKVQGIRNELFASETCSVISLSDIKSYFPPGTGFEDYWPSKVMDSQLLVSSKGGGTGGGWTKQPPTPPAAKQPSVVQNNTNKNNSINLRSAQIPTILPRGVNSNATIHRLGQPRPVVTTHPAHSSPSRVSPGSRTSSVAQQPMLSAVQTACNGWPGLVGGQPTFQTLVSQPSQVIKMTNAPLNMHNQIASSNKTYSPQSRSRGGGSGAGGQYPGVYPVTTMQAAVQAQPPPLVRATTHTSQPNIGYPTYGKDDWATTTYTTPSLGVPSAVSPSTYPHNLLGLSVDQVHALMPPTQSMLSHPARHTPPGHNSATAKYPPPLIPVNGSNNNARDSRSRKPLLPIPDTPTSGSHVPYKVQKALVDEKMVPCINFKPYIYTELLMTLPDFVSQYFPTCDINTCRQVLTDVLGIELFQGNRQQMQMLMEAGKCSSLNEELPLIQVKNIMTYMPQMKYILNPRNIAIPNLAHSAEEHAAKKRQRTS
- the LOC124183218 gene encoding uncharacterized protein LOC124183218 isoform X2, with translation MALSSAAAVVLAKSSPPVTAGGGGGGGGSFDNVTVKQERPDDAEIRELAAKMVEANKAKMVTAIGGAQQQRTGQNVVPQPNLPGILGYLSNAKKPVDSSIIKPQLPEGKIPLDDDSQRGRFGWTSFGKCHIPYIFRAGERYCAVRILESKLLNKYLGYLHADIYSCTCIRSYYITEAESKLFNEINIKHCDNQFGRETFTVKDLVVRLADAKEFYTFLDMCYTKLTAGAGQNNPATGMQKAEKCGFIRINKESVVPYTVKDGLKYVPLFYFEGETDNLKLKAEKLEGWDLSYLKFCCKVQGIRNELFASETCSVISLSDIKSYFPPGTGFEDYWPSKVMDSQLLVSSKGGGTGGGWTKQPPTPPAAKQPSVVQNNTNKNNSINLRSAQIPTILPRGVNSNATIHRLGQPRPVVTTHPAHSSPSRVSPGSRTSSVAQQPMLSAVQTACNGWPGLVGGQPTFQTLVSQPSQVIKMTNAPLNMHNQIASSNKTYSPQSRSRGGGSGAGGQYPGVYPVTTMQAAVQAQPPPLVRATTHTSQPNIGYPTYGKDDWATTTYTTPSLGVPSAVSPSTYPHNLLGLSVDQVHALMPPTQSMLSHPARHTPPGHNSATAKYPPPLIPVNGSNNNARDSRSRKPLLPIPDTPTSGSHVPYKVQKALVDEKMVPCINFKPYIYTELLMTLPDFVSQYFPTCDINTCRQVLTDVLGIELFQGNRQQMQMLMEAGKCSSLNEELPLIQVKNIMTYMPQMKYILNPRNIAIPNLAHSAEEHAAKKRQRTS